One Benincasa hispida cultivar B227 chromosome 5, ASM972705v1, whole genome shotgun sequence genomic window carries:
- the LOC120078135 gene encoding ADP,ATP carrier protein 1, mitochondrial, with protein MADSSHHSSVFQKICGHSHLTSRLSPGLHSTRYTTTGVYANGVLENPLKTAYHGTGLAGVSPTSPFLVQAPSEKGAAGFAVDFLMGGVSAAVSKTAAAPIERVKLLIQNQDEMLKTGRLSEPYKGITDCFARTIKDEGVISLWRGNTANVIRYFPTQALNFAFKDHFKRLFNFKKDRDGYWKWFAGNLASGGAAGASSLFFVYSLDYARTRLANDAKAAKKGGERQFNGLVDVYKKTLKSDGIAGLYRGFNISCVGIIVYRGLYFGMYDSMKPVVLVGDLQDSFFASFLLGWCITIGAGLASYPIDTVRRRMMMTSGEAVKYNSSLDAFKQIVKNEGTKSLFKGAGANILRAVAGAGVLAGYDKLQLLVLGKKYGSGGGG; from the exons ATGGCAGATTCATCACACCATTCATCGGTGTTTCAGAAGATATGTGGCCATTCTCACCTTACTTCTAGGCTTTCCCCTGGCCTTCACTCCACACGTTATACTACAACAGGAGTATACGCTAATGGAGTTTTGGAGAATCCCTTAAAGACAGCTTATCATGGGACTGGCTTGGCTGGAGTTTCGCCCACTTCTCCTTTTCTTGTACAAGCTCCTTCAGAGAAAGGTGCAGCCGGCTTTGCTGTGGATTTTCTTATGGGAGGAGTATCTGCTGCTGTTTCTAAAACAGCTGCTGCTCCAATTGAGCGTGTCAAACTGCTAATCCAGAATCAGGATGAGATGCTTAAGACTGGTAGGCTGTCTGAGCCATACAAAGGAATTACTGACTGCTTTGCCCGTACAATTAAAGATGAAGGAGTCATTTCTCTATGGAGAGGAAACACTGCAAATGTTATCAGATATTTCCCCACACAA GCTTtgaattttgccttcaaggATCACTTCAAGAGGCTGTTCAACTTCAAGAAAGACAGAGACGGTTACTGGAAATGGTTTGCTGGGAATTTGGCCTCTGGTGGTGCTGCTGGTGCTTCGtctcttttttttgtttattcccTTGATTATGCTAGAACTCGTCTGGCCAATGATGCTAAGGCTGCTAAAAAGGGTGGTGAGAGGCAGTTTAATGGTCTTGTTGATGTTTACAAGAAAACCCTTAAATCTGATGGCATTGCTGGGCTGTATCGTGGATTTAACATctcttgtgttggaattattgTGTATCGTGGTCTTTACTTTGGAATGTATGATTCAATGAAGCCCGTGGTTTTGGTTGGCGATTTGCAG GATAGTTTCTTTGCCAGTTTCTTGCTTGGATGGTGTATCACAATAGGAGCTGGTTTGGCTTCTTACCCAATCGACACTGTCcgaagaagaatgatgatgaCCTCAGGCGAAGCAGTCAAGTACAATAGCTCCTTGGACGCATTCAAACAGATCGTTAAGAATGAGGGTACTAAATCTCTTTTCAAGGGTGCTGGGGCAAACATTCTGCGTGCCGTTGCTGGTGCTGGTGTGTTGGCTGGGTATGATAAGCTTCAGCTTCTTGTTCTTGGCAAGAAATATGGTTCCGGTGGTGGCGGTTAA